Proteins encoded together in one bacterium window:
- the secD gene encoding protein translocase subunit SecD, with protein sequence MRRNNTLRTIIIAVAILWAIYELYPTFVVTSLKGKADAHANALTKLTNIQYDDINQALTKGVLEQRVRQALHDRNGELTTALREVEALVKLNDELAKHEGRAIKRGLDLQGGSYLVYEVDLPKMARDVAKNKDARFDEIMREVESEAAKPNIDFFEVLRQRLADRQIRLNRYFGERSQTDNEVIDNLRKNATDAVDRNLEILRNRIDQFGVSEPSITRQGDRRIVIELAGISDVARAKNIIGQTALLEFQLVYDPEVVNDVFTKIDAAVKRDLAGSTDSSALASTAADTAAQAAKVREEQEVSVKDLFSGSSILSGDTTAEQAAGTDSTVAVDKEIFGEKPFLSLGAALGPDFAFPSKNQRVVERIINSPEVRRVIPPDAELAWSSKFEPVADNEYYRLYLLKKEAELTGTYLTEAQATISSGSGVVRQGDWQVNMSMNDQGAKIFSRVTAANVNKRLAIVLDGKVVMAPNIDERIPSGSAVIRGSMNADEAQDLAIVLRAGALQVPMKVIEERTVGPSLGRDSIAKGQYSAILGFVLVVIFMVIYYKFSGLIATTALLLNVILVMAALAFFKATLTLPGVAGIILTIGMAVDANVLIFERIREELRTGKTVRAAIEAGYNRAFWTIFDSNITTLLTALVLYQFGTGPIRGFAVTLSIGIIASMFTAIVVTRLIFDFITTRRRVATLSI encoded by the coding sequence ATGAGGCGCAATAACACGCTGCGCACGATCATCATTGCCGTGGCGATTCTTTGGGCGATCTATGAGCTGTATCCGACCTTTGTCGTCACCTCGCTCAAAGGCAAGGCTGACGCCCATGCCAATGCATTGACCAAGCTGACCAATATTCAATACGACGACATCAATCAGGCGCTGACCAAAGGCGTGCTGGAGCAGAGAGTCCGCCAGGCGCTGCACGACCGCAACGGCGAACTGACCACTGCTTTGCGGGAGGTTGAAGCGCTGGTCAAGCTCAATGATGAGCTGGCCAAACACGAAGGCCGGGCGATCAAGCGCGGCCTGGATTTGCAGGGCGGGTCTTACCTGGTCTATGAAGTCGACCTTCCCAAGATGGCACGCGATGTGGCGAAAAACAAGGACGCGCGCTTCGATGAGATCATGCGCGAAGTCGAATCCGAAGCCGCCAAGCCCAACATCGATTTCTTCGAAGTGCTGCGACAGCGTTTGGCCGACCGGCAGATCCGCTTGAATCGCTATTTCGGCGAGCGCTCGCAGACGGACAACGAAGTCATCGACAACCTGCGCAAGAACGCCACCGACGCAGTCGATCGCAACCTGGAAATCCTGCGCAACCGCATCGACCAGTTTGGGGTGTCCGAGCCTTCCATCACGCGCCAGGGCGACCGCCGCATCGTGATCGAGCTGGCCGGCATCTCCGACGTCGCCCGCGCCAAGAACATCATCGGCCAGACCGCCTTGCTGGAGTTCCAACTGGTTTATGATCCCGAAGTCGTCAACGACGTTTTCACCAAGATCGATGCGGCGGTGAAACGTGACCTGGCCGGCAGCACAGACAGCAGCGCGCTCGCCAGCACCGCGGCCGACACCGCGGCGCAGGCCGCCAAAGTGCGCGAGGAACAGGAGGTCAGCGTCAAGGATTTGTTCAGCGGTTCTTCGATTTTGAGCGGCGACACCACCGCAGAGCAAGCGGCCGGCACGGATTCCACTGTAGCCGTGGACAAGGAAATTTTCGGCGAAAAGCCGTTTCTGTCCTTGGGCGCCGCGCTTGGCCCTGATTTCGCCTTCCCGTCCAAGAACCAGCGTGTGGTGGAACGCATCATCAACAGCCCGGAAGTAAGGCGCGTTATCCCGCCGGATGCCGAACTGGCGTGGTCCAGCAAATTCGAGCCGGTAGCCGACAATGAATACTACCGCCTTTATCTGCTCAAGAAAGAGGCGGAGCTGACCGGCACCTATCTCACCGAGGCGCAGGCCACCATCAGCAGCGGCTCGGGGGTCGTGCGGCAGGGCGACTGGCAGGTCAACATGAGCATGAATGACCAGGGCGCCAAGATTTTCTCGCGCGTGACCGCGGCCAACGTCAACAAGCGCCTGGCCATCGTGCTGGACGGCAAAGTGGTGATGGCGCCCAACATCGATGAACGCATTCCCAGCGGTTCGGCCGTGATTCGCGGCAGCATGAACGCGGATGAGGCGCAGGATCTCGCCATCGTGTTGCGCGCCGGCGCGCTGCAGGTGCCGATGAAAGTCATCGAAGAGCGCACCGTCGGGCCTTCCCTCGGCCGTGATTCCATTGCCAAGGGCCAATATTCCGCCATTCTCGGCTTTGTCCTGGTCGTCATCTTCATGGTGATCTATTACAAGTTCTCCGGGCTGATCGCCACGACGGCTTTGCTGTTGAACGTGATTTTGGTGATGGCGGCCCTGGCCTTCTTCAAAGCCACGCTGACGCTGCCGGGGGTGGCCGGCATCATCCTGACCATCGGCATGGCGGTGGATGCCAACGTACTCATTTTCGAGCGCATTCGGGAAGAGCTGCGCACCGGCAAGACCGTGCGCGCGGCCATCGAAGCCGGCTATAACCGCGCCTTCTGGACGATCTTCGACTCGAACATCACCACGCTGCTCACCGCCCTGGTGCTCTATCAATTCGGCACGGGCCCGATTCGCGGCTTTGCGGTGACGCTTTCCATCGGCATTATTGCCAGCATGTTTACGGCCATCGTCGTGACGCGGTTGATCTTCGATTTCATCACCACCCGCCGGCGCGTGGCGACCCTGAGCATTTGA
- the secF gene encoding protein translocase subunit SecF, with the protein MEFFRQTSIDFLGRLKFALAFSMTMILAGIVSLLIKGGPLYGIDFLGGTEVNVKFQNPQQTAVVRQALSAQGINKAEIKQFGDRTDFLIRVQQQESGTQVSDAIVAALQKTFPNDAPTLQSVDSVGPKIGQELRDAAIWAIIIALGLILIYISIRFEFVFAVGAVVALVHDVVITLGLFSLFNMEINLAIVAAFLTLVGYSLNDTIVVYDRIRENMVLLRREAMSIEKVINLSINQTLSRTILTSGTTLVVVVILFLFGGEVIRGFSFCMLAGIIIGTYSSIFIAAPLVVEWYHRHQTAKIKMKPVGVR; encoded by the coding sequence ATGGAATTCTTTCGGCAAACGAGTATCGACTTCCTGGGAAGGCTCAAATTCGCCCTCGCCTTTTCAATGACCATGATCCTGGCAGGCATCGTTTCCCTGCTGATCAAAGGCGGCCCGCTCTACGGCATCGATTTCCTGGGCGGCACCGAAGTGAATGTCAAATTCCAAAACCCCCAGCAAACGGCGGTGGTGCGGCAGGCGCTGTCGGCGCAGGGAATCAACAAGGCGGAAATCAAGCAGTTCGGTGACCGCACGGATTTCCTCATCCGCGTGCAGCAGCAGGAGAGCGGCACCCAGGTGTCGGATGCCATCGTTGCCGCCCTGCAGAAGACCTTCCCCAATGACGCGCCCACCTTGCAGTCCGTGGACAGTGTGGGCCCGAAAATTGGGCAAGAGCTGCGCGACGCCGCGATTTGGGCCATCATCATCGCCCTCGGGCTGATTCTGATCTACATCAGCATCCGCTTCGAATTCGTTTTTGCGGTGGGCGCGGTGGTCGCGCTCGTGCACGACGTGGTGATCACCCTGGGATTGTTTTCCCTCTTCAACATGGAAATCAATCTGGCCATTGTCGCCGCCTTCCTCACGCTGGTGGGCTACTCTTTGAATGACACGATTGTGGTTTACGATCGCATTCGTGAGAATATGGTGCTGCTGCGCCGCGAAGCCATGAGCATCGAGAAGGTCATCAATCTGAGCATCAACCAGACGCTGAGCCGCACGATCTTGACCTCCGGCACGACGCTGGTCGTGGTGGTGATCCTGTTCCTCTTCGGCGGTGAAGTCATTCGCGGCTTTTCATTCTGCATGCTGGCCGGCATCATCATCGGAACGTATTCCTCGATTTTTATCGCGGCGCCGCTGGTGGTGGAGTGGTACCACCGCCATCAAACTGCCAAGATCAAGATGAAACCGGTGGGAGTCCGGTAA
- a CDS encoding STAS domain-containing protein: MNVQEKQVGDIVVLELSGKIMGGPDASLLNDKLHELIDKGKIHIVADIGGVEWMNSSGLGILISGLTTMRNNQGELKLANVTERIQNLLMITKLLTVFETYESLEQAIASFN, encoded by the coding sequence ATGAATGTGCAGGAAAAGCAGGTGGGTGATATCGTGGTGCTGGAATTGTCCGGCAAGATCATGGGAGGCCCGGACGCCAGTCTGCTCAATGACAAGCTGCATGAGTTGATCGACAAGGGCAAAATCCACATCGTCGCCGATATCGGCGGCGTGGAGTGGATGAACAGCTCGGGCTTGGGTATTCTGATCAGCGGCCTGACCACGATGCGCAACAACCAGGGTGAACTCAAACTCGCCAACGTCACCGAGCGTATTCAAAACCTGCTGATGATCACCAAGCTGCTGACGGTTTTTGAAACCTATGAATCGCTCGAGCAGGCGATTGCCAGTTTCAATTGA
- a CDS encoding adenylosuccinate synthase, whose protein sequence is MPVQVVIGAQWGDEGKGKIIDLLSETAAVVARYQGGANAGHTVVHRGEKFVLHLIPSGILHPHTTCLLGNGVVIDPVAFLAEVNLLQQRGLTLPGRLFLSHRAHLVMPYHKLLDQSRESASELEKIGTTGRGIGPAYVDKALRLGIRLVDLLEAGLLRKKIEQNLQEKNALLSTLYGRSPLDPDDILREYQRFDELLDPYITDVTRLLQQSIADGQSILCEGAQGTLLDLDFGTYPYVTSSSPAAGGACTGLGIGPTQIDEVLGVVKAYTTRVGMGPLPTEIPEDSGIDLRSLGAEFGATTGRPRRCGWFDAVVANYAVQINGLAAWAVTKLDVLDTLPAINVCVAYRYRGKELRHFPADLQILENCEPVYETLPGWCTPTGGARAFEQLPARAQDYLRCLESLTNTPVRIVSVGAEREQTLWR, encoded by the coding sequence ATGCCCGTTCAAGTCGTGATTGGCGCCCAGTGGGGTGATGAAGGCAAAGGCAAGATTATCGACTTGCTGAGCGAAACCGCCGCGGTGGTGGCGCGTTATCAAGGCGGTGCCAATGCCGGCCACACCGTGGTGCACCGCGGCGAGAAATTCGTTCTGCATCTCATCCCCTCCGGCATTCTCCATCCCCACACCACCTGTCTGCTGGGCAACGGCGTGGTGATTGACCCAGTGGCCTTTCTCGCCGAAGTGAATCTGCTGCAGCAGCGCGGCCTCACCCTGCCCGGCCGCTTGTTTCTCAGCCATCGCGCCCATCTCGTGATGCCCTATCACAAATTGCTCGACCAAAGCCGCGAATCGGCGAGCGAGCTCGAGAAAATCGGCACCACCGGCCGCGGCATTGGCCCGGCTTACGTGGACAAGGCGCTGCGCCTGGGCATTCGCCTGGTGGATTTACTCGAGGCCGGTCTGCTGCGCAAGAAGATCGAGCAGAATCTGCAGGAGAAGAACGCGCTGCTGAGCACGCTCTACGGCCGCAGTCCCCTCGACCCGGATGACATTTTGCGCGAGTATCAACGCTTCGACGAGCTGCTCGATCCCTACATCACCGACGTGACGCGGCTGCTGCAACAAAGCATTGCCGACGGCCAGTCCATTTTGTGCGAAGGCGCACAAGGCACGCTGCTGGATCTCGATTTTGGCACGTATCCTTATGTCACCTCCTCCAGCCCCGCTGCCGGCGGCGCCTGCACCGGCTTGGGCATTGGCCCCACGCAGATCGACGAAGTGCTGGGCGTGGTCAAGGCCTATACCACGCGGGTCGGCATGGGACCGCTGCCCACGGAAATCCCCGAAGACAGCGGCATCGACTTGCGCAGTTTGGGCGCGGAGTTTGGCGCCACCACCGGCCGGCCGCGGCGTTGCGGCTGGTTCGACGCCGTGGTGGCAAACTACGCCGTGCAAATCAACGGCCTTGCCGCCTGGGCAGTGACCAAGCTGGACGTGCTCGACACTTTGCCTGCCATCAACGTGTGCGTGGCCTACCGTTATCGCGGCAAAGAATTGCGGCATTTTCCCGCGGACTTGCAGATCCTGGAGAATTGTGAGCCGGTTTATGAAACGCTGCCGGGTTGGTGCACGCCCACCGGCGGCGCGCGCGCGTTTGAACAACTGCCGGCGCGGGCACAGGATTATCTGCGCTGCCTCGAAAGCCTGACCAACACGCCGGTGCGCATCGTCTCGGTGGGCGCGGAGCGTGAACAGACCCTCTGGCGCTGA
- a CDS encoding glycosyltransferase family 2 protein, producing the protein MNDSPDTGAQPSPRRRRASRNRRRPPKQNQPAAAGNASANLRQQDSSAAAAEYNRGRQPRRRDFSRDHAGQPALSIVVPLYNEAPSLPELHERIAAALQELKLAAEMIFVDDGSTDDSFETLQNLRRRDARVRVLQFRRNYGKSAALAAAFSRARGRFLITMDADLQDDPAEMKALLEKLEAGYDLISGWKRRRYDSFIKRFTSKIFNRVTSSLTGLRIHDINCGLKAYRREVTQTIPVYGELHRYLAVLAHREGFRVGEIEVKHHPRKYGKSKFGPSRFTKGFLDLMTVLFLTRYTKRPLHLFGLAGIISFLLGFGVTAYLAVERLFWSVYLTNRPLLFLGILLMIIGVQMFSIGLIGEMITATSAPATAYSIKAELGFASKQE; encoded by the coding sequence ATGAATGATTCCCCCGATACTGGCGCGCAGCCTTCCCCGCGGCGCCGGCGCGCCTCGCGCAATCGCCGCCGCCCGCCGAAACAGAATCAGCCGGCCGCGGCAGGGAATGCCTCGGCCAATCTCCGGCAGCAAGATTCTTCCGCCGCGGCGGCCGAATACAACAGAGGCCGGCAGCCGCGCCGCCGTGATTTCTCTCGCGATCATGCCGGGCAACCCGCGCTTTCCATCGTGGTGCCATTGTACAATGAGGCACCGTCGCTTCCGGAGTTGCATGAAAGAATCGCCGCGGCCTTGCAGGAACTCAAGCTGGCGGCCGAGATGATCTTCGTGGATGATGGCTCGACGGATGATTCGTTCGAGACGCTGCAGAATCTGCGGCGCCGGGATGCGCGTGTGCGCGTGCTGCAGTTTCGCCGCAACTATGGCAAATCCGCGGCGCTGGCGGCGGCCTTCAGCCGGGCGCGTGGCCGCTTTCTCATTACCATGGATGCCGACTTGCAGGACGATCCTGCCGAGATGAAAGCGCTGTTGGAGAAACTCGAAGCCGGTTATGATCTCATCTCCGGCTGGAAACGCCGGCGCTATGATTCCTTCATCAAACGGTTCACCTCGAAGATCTTCAATCGCGTCACCAGCAGCCTCACCGGTTTGCGCATTCACGACATCAACTGCGGCTTGAAGGCCTATCGCCGCGAAGTCACGCAGACCATTCCGGTGTACGGCGAGCTGCATCGCTATCTCGCGGTGCTGGCGCATCGCGAAGGCTTCCGCGTCGGTGAAATCGAGGTCAAGCACCATCCGCGCAAATACGGCAAGAGCAAGTTTGGGCCTTCACGTTTCACCAAGGGCTTTTTGGATTTGATGACGGTGTTGTTTCTCACGCGCTACACCAAACGGCCGCTGCATCTGTTCGGACTGGCCGGCATCATTTCCTTCTTGCTGGGCTTTGGCGTGACCGCCTACCTGGCGGTCGAGCGGCTGTTCTGGTCGGTCTATCTCACCAACCGGCCGCTGTTGTTTCTCGGCATTCTGTTGATGATCATCGGCGTGCAGATGTTTTCCATCGGCTTGATCGGCGAGATGATCACCGCCACCAGCGCGCCCGCGACGGCTTATTCCATCAAGGCCGAACTGGGCTTTGCGTCAAAGCAGGAGTGA
- a CDS encoding heavy metal-binding domain-containing protein — protein MMITTTDTIAGRKIVRYLGIVTGEAVIGSNLVDDLFRGLRGIVGGRTSKYEKNLVTARGLALKDMQTNAEQLGANAVVGVDLDYEVFSVGETMMIVIANGTAVQVE, from the coding sequence ATGATGATTACGACGACTGACACCATCGCAGGCCGGAAGATCGTTCGCTATCTCGGCATTGTCACCGGTGAAGCGGTCATCGGCTCGAATTTGGTGGATGATCTGTTTCGCGGCTTGCGCGGCATTGTCGGCGGCCGCACCAGCAAATATGAAAAAAACCTCGTCACGGCACGCGGCCTGGCGCTCAAAGACATGCAGACCAATGCCGAGCAACTCGGCGCCAATGCCGTCGTGGGCGTGGATCTGGATTATGAAGTCTTCAGCGTCGGCGAAACCATGATGATCGTGATTGCCAACGGCACCGCGGTGCAGGTGGAGTAG
- a CDS encoding type II toxin-antitoxin system VapC family toxin, with protein MKPTLVDADILAMYFRGTEKLEERFERYLEEYGKINISIITYYEIVSGLEYKDANKQLESFFEFAHQNTIIPVTQDSAAISAGIYARLRKSGQPLDDIDLRIAGIAISNGLALATNNESHFARIEGLEIQNWNRS; from the coding sequence GTGAAGCCGACATTAGTTGATGCCGATATACTGGCAATGTATTTCCGCGGGACCGAGAAGTTGGAGGAGAGATTTGAAAGGTATCTCGAAGAATACGGCAAAATAAATATCAGCATCATAACGTACTACGAGATTGTCAGTGGATTAGAGTACAAAGATGCGAATAAACAGCTTGAATCCTTCTTTGAATTTGCCCACCAAAATACCATCATCCCAGTTACGCAAGATTCAGCGGCGATCTCGGCCGGGATATACGCACGCTTGCGCAAGAGTGGACAACCCCTGGATGATATTGATTTGCGCATTGCTGGAATAGCGATCTCAAATGGCCTTGCGCTGGCCACGAACAATGAAAGTCACTTCGCAAGAATTGAAGGCTTGGAAATACAAAACTGGAATAGATCGTGA
- a CDS encoding DUF4292 domain-containing protein produces the protein MSRCHFPARGLRRAGAVLLLCGLVLQGCAAFSKSRKLPADATAEEVYLQVVENYRRVKSFRGTGRLIIDTPELQTHAPATVLVHKPDSMFIKLEAVFGIDVGFFFADGRRFETYSPLENTYFYGDLSQMQALLLFQMEVSYDELMSSAVGTILPPFDSTFTMTPAEGAYRFDGRREQWQVTYWVDGSRGAVTRAEQRDENGLYAQQTFRSFRKVGGVWLPRLIQIDKPRLRERLTIFYDNVTLNRNLAQADFSMRVPASAKRIKLAPPAHDSSGHEAAQPDSRP, from the coding sequence ATGAGCCGGTGTCATTTCCCGGCACGCGGGCTACGCCGCGCCGGCGCCGTCCTGCTGTTGTGCGGCCTGGTGCTGCAGGGGTGCGCGGCCTTCTCCAAATCCCGCAAACTGCCTGCCGACGCCACGGCCGAAGAAGTCTATTTGCAGGTGGTGGAAAACTATCGCCGGGTCAAGTCCTTTCGCGGCACCGGCCGTTTGATCATCGACACACCCGAGCTGCAAACGCATGCGCCCGCCACTGTGCTGGTGCACAAACCGGATTCGATGTTCATCAAGCTCGAAGCGGTGTTCGGCATCGATGTCGGTTTCTTCTTTGCAGACGGCCGGCGTTTCGAAACCTATTCGCCGCTGGAAAATACCTACTTCTATGGCGACCTCAGCCAGATGCAGGCGCTGCTGTTGTTTCAAATGGAAGTCTCCTACGACGAATTGATGAGCAGCGCGGTGGGCACCATCCTGCCGCCCTTCGACAGCACCTTCACGATGACGCCGGCGGAAGGCGCCTATCGCTTTGACGGCCGGCGTGAGCAATGGCAGGTGACATACTGGGTCGACGGCAGCCGCGGCGCCGTGACCAGGGCCGAACAGCGCGACGAAAACGGCTTGTATGCGCAGCAGACGTTCCGCAGTTTTCGCAAAGTGGGCGGCGTCTGGCTGCCGCGCCTGATTCAAATCGACAAGCCGCGGTTGCGCGAGCGCCTGACCATCTTTTATGACAATGTCACGCTCAACCGCAATCTGGCGCAGGCAGACTTCAGCATGCGCGTGCCGGCTTCGGCCAAACGCATCAAGTTGGCCCCACCTGCCCATGATTCGAGCGGCCACGAAGCCGCCCAACCGGACAGCAGACCATGA
- a CDS encoding tetratricopeptide repeat protein: protein MKQFFVVWLLPLVLGAAWLGCTPSATKKTGEKSVRHERTVAEADPRAAELVIRGALAELQDDYTAALNAYQEAAVYDTASASLMNAIGEAYLALANLPTAEQSFKRALRLDPAYIPPRENLAHLYQRQGKGSAAAREYEAILAIDPENASALFNLAALSMGQRDSRRAIEMLQRLVDLGKAGPREWLALGTLYLSEKNYDEAEAAFAYFIKDAPGDEQGYLAVSSVYAAQHDTLRLIDWYEKALAKNAEFDRVRDSLKEIFLARGDRRRAIALIEQRAALDSTDLEARVELHQLYLDNGDTLAARASLDQVVRSLHQRWQRDSSDVRLTLQLSELYRLRNDSLQAAAMTNRAIAALQSKVTDDSSDIDDTELLGRLYLSRGDTAGAQATYERWVKHAPADFRGYLLLGRLSYNSRRWEQAVGYLDQALKIENELPEAWMMHGHSNLLLNRTAEAQRSFENAVELDPGNPLANFFLGFCLSQLQQHEQAVTYLRRAVARNPADASWWGTLAATLDELGRHAESDSAYQHALKLAPDDATLLNNYSYSLSERGERLEEALAMVKQALVKEPQNGAFLDTIGWVYYQMGKYELALEYIQKSIAVRDNSAEVLEHLGDVYDKLGQPARAREYWQKALELDGNRASVKQKLGASRDKP from the coding sequence ATGAAGCAATTTTTTGTTGTCTGGTTGTTGCCGCTGGTGTTGGGAGCCGCCTGGCTCGGGTGCACGCCGTCCGCGACCAAAAAGACGGGCGAAAAGAGCGTACGCCACGAGCGTACCGTGGCCGAGGCCGATCCCCGCGCCGCCGAGCTGGTCATCCGCGGCGCGCTCGCCGAGTTGCAGGATGATTACACCGCTGCGCTCAACGCCTATCAGGAAGCGGCGGTGTATGATACCGCCTCGGCTTCCCTGATGAACGCCATCGGTGAAGCCTATCTGGCGCTCGCCAATTTGCCCACCGCCGAGCAATCCTTCAAGCGCGCGCTTCGCCTCGATCCTGCCTACATTCCTCCCCGGGAGAATTTGGCGCATCTCTACCAACGGCAGGGCAAGGGCAGCGCGGCCGCCCGCGAATATGAAGCGATCCTGGCGATCGATCCGGAAAATGCCTCCGCCTTGTTCAATCTTGCCGCGCTCAGCATGGGGCAGCGCGATTCCCGCCGCGCCATCGAGATGCTGCAGCGGCTGGTCGATCTCGGCAAGGCCGGCCCGCGCGAATGGCTTGCGCTCGGCACGCTCTATCTCAGCGAGAAAAACTACGACGAGGCCGAGGCCGCCTTTGCTTATTTCATCAAGGATGCGCCCGGCGACGAGCAGGGCTATCTCGCCGTGTCCTCGGTGTACGCCGCCCAGCACGACACACTGCGCCTGATCGACTGGTACGAAAAGGCGCTCGCCAAGAATGCCGAATTCGACCGCGTGCGCGACAGCCTCAAAGAAATTTTCCTCGCGCGCGGCGACCGCCGCCGTGCCATTGCGCTGATCGAGCAGCGCGCCGCGCTGGACAGTACGGACCTGGAGGCACGCGTCGAACTGCATCAGCTCTATCTCGACAACGGCGACACCCTGGCCGCGCGCGCCAGCCTCGACCAGGTCGTGCGCTCGCTGCATCAGCGCTGGCAGCGCGATTCCAGCGACGTCCGCCTGACGCTGCAATTGAGCGAGCTTTACCGCCTGCGCAATGATTCCCTGCAGGCAGCAGCAATGACCAACCGCGCCATCGCCGCGCTGCAGAGCAAAGTGACGGACGATTCCTCCGACATCGATGACACGGAGTTGCTCGGCCGCCTGTACCTCAGCCGCGGCGACACCGCCGGGGCGCAGGCAACCTACGAACGCTGGGTCAAGCACGCGCCCGCGGATTTTCGCGGCTACTTGCTGCTCGGCCGGTTGTCCTACAACAGCCGGCGTTGGGAACAGGCGGTCGGTTATCTCGATCAGGCGCTCAAGATCGAAAACGAGCTGCCCGAGGCCTGGATGATGCACGGTCATTCCAATCTGCTGCTGAATCGCACGGCGGAGGCGCAGCGAAGCTTCGAAAACGCAGTCGAGCTCGACCCCGGCAACCCGCTGGCGAATTTCTTTCTGGGTTTCTGCCTGAGCCAGTTGCAGCAGCATGAGCAGGCGGTGACTTATCTGCGGCGGGCGGTGGCGCGCAATCCCGCTGACGCGAGTTGGTGGGGCACTCTGGCGGCAACGTTGGATGAGCTGGGCCGCCATGCCGAGTCGGATTCCGCCTATCAACATGCGCTCAAGCTCGCGCCCGATGACGCGACGCTGCTCAACAACTACAGCTATTCGCTCTCCGAGCGCGGCGAACGCCTCGAGGAGGCGCTGGCCATGGTGAAGCAGGCGCTGGTGAAGGAACCGCAAAACGGCGCTTTTCTCGACACCATCGGCTGGGTGTATTATCAGATGGGAAAATACGAGCTTGCTTTAGAGTACATTCAAAAGTCCATTGCGGTGCGCGACAACTCCGCGGAAGTGCTGGAGCATCTCGGCGACGTGTATGACAAACTCGGACAGCCTGCGCGTGCGCGGGAATATTGGCAAAAGGCGCTCGAGCTGGACGGCAACCGCGCCAGCGTGAAGCAAAAGCTGGGCGCCAGCCGGGATAAGCCATGA
- a CDS encoding HD domain-containing protein, with amino-acid sequence MTREQAYQLMCEWTASDSLRKHMLAVEAAMRFYARKFNEDEQTWAVVGLLHDMDYERHPSKEEHPYQTVKLLRERGEPEALCRAILAHADYTGVQPETLMEKTILAVDELCGFLTAVALVRPNKSLLEVEVSSVKKKMKDKAFARQVSREDITRGAALLNLTLDEHIANCLEAMQSVAATLGLQGEAK; translated from the coding sequence ATGACCCGTGAACAAGCCTATCAGTTGATGTGCGAGTGGACCGCCTCTGACAGTCTGCGCAAACACATGCTGGCCGTGGAGGCCGCGATGCGATTCTACGCCCGCAAATTCAACGAAGATGAACAAACCTGGGCGGTGGTCGGCCTCTTGCACGACATGGATTACGAGCGGCATCCCTCCAAAGAAGAGCATCCCTATCAAACGGTAAAGCTGCTGCGCGAACGCGGCGAGCCGGAAGCCCTCTGCCGCGCCATTCTCGCGCACGCGGACTACACCGGCGTGCAGCCCGAGACGCTGATGGAAAAAACGATTCTGGCGGTGGACGAGCTATGCGGCTTTCTCACCGCCGTGGCCCTGGTGCGGCCCAACAAAAGCCTGCTCGAGGTCGAAGTCAGCTCGGTGAAGAAAAAAATGAAAGACAAGGCCTTCGCGCGTCAGGTCAGCCGGGAAGACATCACGCGCGGCGCGGCGCTGCTCAATCTCACCCTGGATGAGCATATCGCCAACTGTCTCGAAGCGATGCAGAGCGTTGCTGCAACGCTGGGGCTGCAGGGGGAAGCAAAATAG